ATGACAGTCGCCGGGGACTCGTTTTCCGACGTGTGGATGGGCGTCCTGGACGAACTGACCGACGACACCCGCGTCAACCCGCCGCTGAGCCGACAGCAAAAAGCCTGGCTCTCACTCGTGCAACCGCTGACCCTCACCGAAGGGTTCGCGCTGCTCTCGGTCCCCAACCGCCTCGTCCAAGAACACATCGAACGCGATCTGCGCGACGTCATCTGCGGGTCCCTGTCCCGACTGCTCGGCCAGTCCGTCGACCTAGGTGTCCGCATCCAACCGATTCCCGTCGCCGCCGACGGGGCCGAACCCGATGGCACCCAACCGGACGTGAGCGAATCCGACGGGACCGAACCCGAGACCGCGGTGTCCGAGGACGGAAACGACGACACCTGGAAGTCGCGGCTGCGCCACTTCGACGGCCGCGACGGCGAGGACGACTGGTCCAACTCCTTCAGCCCGGGTGGCCAGTCGTCCGCCCCCACGTCGGGGAAGCTCAATCCCCGCTACACCTTCGACACCTTCGTCATCGGTGCGTCCAACCGGTTTGCCCACGCCTCGGCCGTCGCCGTCGCCGAGGCACCCGCCCGCGCCTACAACCCCCTGTTCATCTGGGGGGAGTCCGGCCTCGGCAAGACCCACCTGTTGCACTCGGCCGGCCACTACGCACAACGCCTCTTCCCGGAGATGCGCGTGAAGTACGTCTCGACCGAAGAGTTCACCAACGACTTCATCAACTCGCTGCGCGACGACCGCCGCGTCCAGTTCCAGCAGCGCTACCGTGACGAGATCGACATCCTCCTCGTCGACGACATCCAGTTCTTGATCGGACGAGAAGGAACGCAGGAAGAGTTCTTCCACACCTTCAACACGCTCCACAACGCGAATAAGCAGATCATCATCTCGTCGGACCGGCCGCCGCATCAGCTGGCCACCCTGGAGGACCGCCTGCGCACCCGCTTCGAAGGCGGCCTCATCACCGACGTCCAGCCGCCCGACCTCGAGACCCGCGTCGCGATCCTTCGCAAGAAGGCGCAGATGGACAAGCTCGACGTCCCCGACGACGTGTTGGTCTTGATCGCCTCGCATATCGAGCGCAACATCCGCGAGCTGGAGGGCGCACTGATCCGCGTCACCGCCTTCGCCTCGCTCACCAAAGAAGAACTCAACCGGTCCCTCGCCGAGGCGGTGCTCCGCAACCTCCTGCCGGAGACCGGCGCCGTGGAGGTCAGCGCGGCCCGGATCATGGCGGTGTCCGCCGACTACTTCGACGTCACGGTCGAACAGCTCAAGGGCCCGTCCCGCAAGGCCGAGATCATCACCCCGCGACATATCGCCATGTATCTGTGCCGCGAACTGACCGATCTGTCGCTGCCCAAGATCGGCGACGAGTTCAACCGCGATCACACGACGGTGATGAACGCCGACCGCAAGGTCCGCAAGGATATGGCCGCGAACCGGGAGATCTGGAACCACGTCCAGGAGCTCACGGCGCGCATCCGCCGCCGACCGAACCCCTCCTGAACGACTCGCCACACCACTCGATCCGAGATGCGTCACGGCGTCGAAGAAGGCGAATCCGCCAAACCCTCAACGACTCCCGCAGGGTTTCCCCCTCTGCCGCCGAGCGACCGAACCGCGGCTCGCGTCCCTGCCCAACCCTGTGGACGCGCGTCCGATAACCCCGTAGCGGGTGTGGACATCCGGTGGACAACCGATGAACAACTTTCCCGCCGTCCACATGCCGATCGATATCCCCCAGAGTTACCCACAACTGATCCACAACCAAAAATACCTATTGACCTCGTGGTTTCTGAGTTTCCCACAGAATCCACCATGCCTACTATCACTTCTAATCTCTTTAAAGAGATTTCTTTGAATAGCAGCGATGTGGACAACAGCGACCCATCCGGTCAGCAGCCCCGCTCCCGTCGAGGATCTTTTGCTACCCCACCCGCCAAGGCCGCCGTCAACGCTTTACAGTGACCACCATGAAGTTTCGTGCGTCACGCGACGAGTTCGCGGAGTCAGTGGCCTGGGTTGCCCGCAGCCTGCCGGCCCGCCCTCCGGTCCCGGTCCTCGGTTGTGTCGTTCTGACCGCCGATGACAACGGACTGACCGTCTCCGGGTTCGATTACGAGGTCTCCGCCCAGGAATCCATCGCGGCCGAGGTCGCCGAATCGGGCCGCGTGCTGGTGTCCGGTCGCCTTCTCGCCGATATCACCAAGGCGTTGCCGGCCAAACCCGTCGACGTCGGGCTCGACGGATCACGGGTCTCGATCACCTGCGGCAGCGCGAAATTCTCCCTCCCGACCATGCCGGTCGAGGACTATCCGGAGATGCCGACCATCCCGGCGACCACCGGAACGGTCCCGTCGACGATCTTCGCCGAGGCCATCTCGCAGGTCGCCGTCGCGGCCGGTCGCGACGACACCCTGCCCATGCTCACCGGCGTGCGCATCGAGATCGACGGCAAGACCGTGGTTCTCGCGGCCACCGACCGATTCCGGCTGGCCGTCCGCGAACTCGAATGGCAGCCGGAGGACGCCTCGGCCTCCGGCGCGGTCCTGGTGCCGGCGAAGACTCTTGCCGATGCCGCGAAGACCGCCGGCGGTGAGGCGGAAACCGAGATCGCACTGGCCTTCGGCAGCGGTACGGCGATCGGCGAGGACGGCATCTTCGGGATTCTGGGCGGTGGAAAGCAAACCACCACCCGGTTGCTCGACGCCGAGTTCCCCAAGTTCCGCCAACTCCTACCGGCCAGCCACACCGCGGTGGCCACCATCGAGAGCGCGCCGCTGCTCGACGCGATCAAGCGCGTGGCGCTCGTGGCCGATCGGGGCGCCCAGGTCCGCATGGAGTTCACCGAGGGCTCGGTGCTGCTCACCGCCGGCGGCGACGAGGCCGGCAAGGCCGAGGAGGAGCTGCCCGTGGTGTTCCACGGCGAGCCGCTCACCATTGCCTTCAATCCGGGATACCTGGCTGACGGCCTCAACGCGATCGGTGTGCCCACGGTCGACTTCGGGTTCACCACGCCCAGCCGTCCCGCGGTGTTGCGCCCGGCCACCGGTGACGAGCCGGTCGCCGACGAGAGCGGGGCCTACCTCGCTCCGGATTCGGTGTTCAGCTACCTGCTGATGCCGGTCCGCCTGCCCGGCTGATCGGTTGTTCGTCCGCGAGCTCGCGCTGCGAGACTTCCGGTCCTGGCGCGAACTCGATCTCGAGTTCGCCGCCGAACCGGCGATCTTGGTGGGCCGCAACGGATTCGGCAAGACCAATGTCTTGGAGGCGCTGTACTTCGCGACGAACCTCCGCTCGCACCGCGTCAGCTCGGATGCGGCATTGGTCGCCGACGGGGCGGATTCTGCTCGGATCGCCACCACCGTCCACAACGACGGCCGAGAACTCTCGATGGAACTCACCGTCAATCGGGTCGGGGCCAATCGGGTTTCGCTGAACACCCGTCCGGTGAAACGTCATCGCGAAGTCATCGGCGTGCTGCGCTCGGTGATGTTCGCGCCGGAGGATCTGCTCCTGGTCCGGGGCGAGCCGAACGACCGGCGCCGATTTCTCGACGAGGTGATCACCGGTCTCGGCCCGGGGGCAGTCGCCGCGAAGGCCGACTACGACCGGGTGCTGCGCCAACGCGCCGCGCTGTTGAAAACGGCCGGCGCCGCGCTGCGCCGCGGCGGCGACCACGCCGAATCCGTCATCAGCACCCTCGACGTCTGGGATGCACAGCTCGCGGGATTCGGCGCACAGGTCACCGCGAACCGGCTGGCTGTGACGAGAGCCGTCGGACCACATTTCGCGCAGGCCTATGCTGCGATCGCCCCGCATTCGCGACCGGCGTCGTTGGCCTACCGCGCGGCCGTCGGACCCGAGGTCGCCGAGGCCGACGGCGCGCCGCGACCGGTTGCCGACATCGAGCAGGTGCTGCTCGAAGCACTTGCGGCGGCCCGCGACAAAGAGATCGATCGCGGAGTCTGCCTAGTCGGACCGCATCGCGACGACCTGGACATCCGCCTCGGCGACCAGCCGGCCAAGGGTTACGCCAGCCACGGCGAATCCTGGTCGCTCGCGTTGGCGTTGCGCTTGGCCACCGTCGAATTGGCCCGGGCCGACGGCGTCGAACCGGTCATCATGCTCGACGACGTCTTCGCCGAGCTCGACTCGCGTCGCCGGGAACATCTCGTCGGGTACACCGCCGGGGCCGAACAACTGCTCGTCACCGCGGCAGTTCCCGAGGACCTCCCGCCCGGAGTGAGAGGTCGTCGGCTCACCGTCGAGATGAAACAGGACGAGGATGACGCGGCGGACACCGCTGTTTCTCGACGGTCACTCGTCGTCGGCGACGATAAACTGGACGACGATGAGTGAACCGGGCGAAACCTACGACCGCGCAGCAGCCGCGGCCGGTTCCGGCGAAGCCGAGCCCCCGCTGTCCGGGTACGAGTTGGCACGCAAGGCCCTCGAGGAGGCGCGCGCGAAGTCGAAGCAACGGCGCACGCCCCTGGGAAAACGGAATCTCGGCGCCGGTGGGACCAACCGGTCGCGACGGCGCTGGTCGTCGGCCGGTCCCGACCAGCGCGATCCGCAAGCGTTGGGTTCCCTCGTCGGCCGGCTGGCTCAAGCGCCCGGATGGCAGGCGCGGGTCGGTGCGGCGACGGTGATGAACACCTGGGATGCGATCGTGGGGGACGACATCTCGGCGCACGCCCGGCCCGACCGTCTCGACGGCACCATTCTCTACGTGGCGGCCGAGTCGACGGCGTGGGCGACCCAGCTGCGGTACGTGCAAAGCCAGATCCTCGCGAAGATCGCCGCGGCGGTCGGCGACGGCGTCGTCACCCAGCTCAAAATCTTCGGTCCGCAGGCACCGTCGTGGCGCAAAGGGCCGCGGCACGTACCCGGCCGCGGGCCCCGCGACACATACGGCTAGGGGCCGGTCCAGCGCCGCGGTTCCGTAGTTTTGGACGATCCGGCCACCAGAACGTCGAAAAAATCGATCTGAGAGCCGTCTAGCGGCCAGCCATCCCCGCTCTAGTGTGAGTGACCCAGTAGGATGGTCACAGTGCCCGAAGTAGGGCTGACGGGGGCTGAGACGCCCACGAGACGAAATTTACCTCGGCAGTGACAAAGGGAGCGGTGCAGGCGCGTGGCTGAAAAGAAGAAGTCGGCGAACAAGAGTGGCGAATACGGCGCCGACTCGATCAGCATCCTCGAGGGACTCGAAGCCGTCCGCAAGCGGCCCGGCATGTACATCGGGTCCACCGGTGAGCGCGGTCTGCACCACCTGATCTGGGAGGTCGTCGACAACTCCGTCGACGAGGCGATGGCCGGGCACGCGACCCGCGTCGACGTCACCCTGCTCGCCGACGGCGGCGTCGAGGTCGTCGACGACGGTCGCGGCATGCCGGTGTCGATGCACGCGACCGGGGTGCCCGCCGTCGAGGTCATCATGACCCAGCTGCACGCCGGCGGAAAGTTCGACTCCGATTCCTACGCGGTCTCGGGTGGTCTGCACGGCGTCGGCATCTCCGTCGTCAACGCCCTTTCGACGAAGGTCGAGCTGGAGATCGAGCGCGACGGCAACGTGTGGACGCAGACCTACCTGCACGCCGAGCCCGAACCCCTGGTCAAGGGTGCCGACTCCAAGCGGACCGGCACCACGGTTCGGTTCTGGCCGGACAGCGACATCTTCGAGACCACGACGTTCAGCGCGGAGACCATCGCGCGCCGCCTGCAGGAGATGGCCTTCCTCAACAAGGGCCTCACCATCACCTTGACCGACAACCGGATCTCCGACGACGAGGCGATCGCCGAAGCGGAGTTGGACGGCGACGGCACGGATCAGGCCGAGACGGTCAAGTCCGACGAGGAGAAGAAGGCGCAGGCCGCGGTCGTGCGGACCCGGACCTATCACTACCCGGACGGTCTCGTCGACTACATCAAGCACCTCAACCGCACGAAGACGCCGATCCACTCCTCGGTCATCGGGTTCGCCGCGAAGGGCGAGGGCCACGAGGTCGAGATCGCGATGCAGTGGAACAGCGGCTACGCCGAGTCGGTCCACACCTTTGCCAACACGATCAACACCCACGAGGGCGGTACCCACGAAGAGGGCTTCCGCGCCGCGCTGACCTCCACGGTCAACAAGTATGCGACCGAGAAGAAGCTCATCAAGGAGAAGGACGGCAAGCTCACCGGCGACGACATCCGCGAGGGCCTCGCCGCCGTCATCTCGGTGAAGGTCGCCGATCCGCAATTCGAGGGGCAGACGAAGACCAAGCTCGGCAACACCGAGGTCAAGAGCTTCGTGCAGAAGGCCTGCAACGAACACCTCGGGCACTGGTTCGAGGCGAACCCGGCCGAGGCGAAGACCATCATCCGCAAGGCGGTCGACTCGGCGCAGGCCCGTATCGCCGCGCGCAAGGCGCGCGAGCTGGTGCGTCGCAAGACCGCCACCGACATCGGCGGCCTGCCCGGCAAGCTCGCCGACTGCCGCAGCAACGACCCCACCAAGTGCGAGGTTTACATCGTCGAGGGCGACTCGGCCGGCGGTTCGGCCAAGTCCGGGCGCGACTCGATGTACCAGGCGATCCTGCCGATCCGCGGCAAGATCATCAACGTCGAGAAGGCCCGCATCGACCGCGTCCTCAAGAACGCCGAGGTGCAGTCGATCATCACCGCGTTCGGCACCGGCATCCACGACGAATTCGACCTGGCCAAGCTGCGCTACCACAAGATCGTGCTGATGGCCGACGCCGACGTCGACGGCCAGCACATCGCGACGCTGCTGCTCACCCTGCTGTTCCGGTTCATGCGACCGCTCATCGAGAACGGCCACGTCTACCTGGCGCAGCCGCCGCTCTACAAGTTGAAGTGGCAGAAGGGCGCCGAGCCGGAGTACGCCTACACCGACCGCGACCGCGACCGGCTCCTCGAGGACGGCCGCGCCGCCGGCAAGAAGATCAACACCGACGACGGCATCCAGCGGTACAAGGGCCTCGGCGAGATGAACGCCAGCGAGCTGTGGGAGACCACGATGGATCCGTCGATCCGCGTGCTCAAGCAGGTCACCCTCGACGACGCCGCCGCTGCCGACGAGCTCTTCTCCATCCTCATGGGTGAGGACGTCGCGGCCCGCCGCGGGTTCATCGCCCGCAACGCCAAGGACGTGCGGTTCCTCGATGTCTGATCACAGACCGATCGAATTGCCTTGCTCCACAACGCTTTTCGGTGACGACCAGCGGTCGTTGCCCGAACCGAAGAGGACCCGATGACCGACACCACGCTGCCCCCCGTCGACGACGACGGGCACGACCGCATCCTTCCTGTCGACATCCAGCAGGAGATGCAGAACAGCTACATCGACTACGCGATGAGCGTCATCGTCGGTCGTGCGCTGCCGGAGGTCCGCGACGGCCTCAAGCCGGTGCACCGCCGACTGCTCTACGCGACCAACGACGCCGGCTACCGCCCCGACCGCCCGTACGTGAAGTCGGCCAAACCGGTCGCCGAGACGATGGGCAACTACCACCCGCACGGTGACACCGCGATCTACGACGCGTTGGTGCGCCTGGCCCAGCCGTGGTCGATGCGCTATCCGCTGATCGACGGCCAGGGCAACTTCGGCTCGCGCGGCAACGACGGCCCCGCCGCCATGCGTTACACCGAGGCCCGCCTCACGCCGTTGGCGATGGAGATGCTGCGCGACATCGACGAGGAGACCGTCGACTTCGTCCCCAACTACGACGGCAAGACCGAGGAGCCGACGGTTCTGCCGGCGCGCATCCCGAACCTGCTGATCAACGGGTCCGGCGGTATCGCCGTCGGCATGGCGACCAATATCCCGCCGCACAACCTGAACGAAGTGGCCAACGCGGTGTTCTGGGCGCTCGAGCATCCGGAGGCCGGCGACGAGGAGATGCTCACCGCCTGCATGGAGGCGGTCAAGGGCCCCGACTTCCCGACCGCCGGACTCATCGTCGGCGGCCAGGGAATCCGCGACGCGTACACCACCGGGCGCGGGTCGATCCGCATGCGCGGTGTGGTGGACATCGAGGAGAACAGCAAGGGCGTCACCACCCTGGTCATCACCGAGCTCCCGTACCAGGTGAACCCGGACAACCTGATCCAGTCGATCGCCGAGCAGGTCAACGAGGGCAAGCTCAAGGGCATCAGCCGCATCGAGGACCAGTCGTCGGACCGCGTCGGCATGCGGATCGTCGTGACGCTGCGCCGCGACGGCGTGGCGAAGGTCGTGCTGAACAACCTGTACAAGCACAGCCAGCTGCAGACCAGCTTCGGCGCGAACATGCTCTCGATCGTCGACGGGGTGCCGCGCACGCTGCGCCTGGACCAGATGATCCGCTTCTACGTCGCCCACCAGATCGACGTCATCGTGCGCCGCACCCGGTACCGGTTGCGCAAGGCCGAGGAGCGCGCCCACATCCTGCGCGGCCTGGTCAAGGCGCTCGACGCGCTCGACGAGGTCATCGCGTTGATCCGTGCGTCGGCCAACACCGAGGCGGCCCGCACCGGGTTGATGGAACTGCTCGACATCGACGAGATTCAGGCCGACGCGATTCTCGCGATGCAGCTGCGCCGGCTCTCCGCGCTGGAGCGCCAGAAGATCGTCGACGAGCTCGCCGAGATCGA
This genomic interval from Gordonia sp. X0973 contains the following:
- the dnaA gene encoding chromosomal replication initiator protein DnaA, producing MTVAGDSFSDVWMGVLDELTDDTRVNPPLSRQQKAWLSLVQPLTLTEGFALLSVPNRLVQEHIERDLRDVICGSLSRLLGQSVDLGVRIQPIPVAADGAEPDGTQPDVSESDGTEPETAVSEDGNDDTWKSRLRHFDGRDGEDDWSNSFSPGGQSSAPTSGKLNPRYTFDTFVIGASNRFAHASAVAVAEAPARAYNPLFIWGESGLGKTHLLHSAGHYAQRLFPEMRVKYVSTEEFTNDFINSLRDDRRVQFQQRYRDEIDILLVDDIQFLIGREGTQEEFFHTFNTLHNANKQIIISSDRPPHQLATLEDRLRTRFEGGLITDVQPPDLETRVAILRKKAQMDKLDVPDDVLVLIASHIERNIRELEGALIRVTAFASLTKEELNRSLAEAVLRNLLPETGAVEVSAARIMAVSADYFDVTVEQLKGPSRKAEIITPRHIAMYLCRELTDLSLPKIGDEFNRDHTTVMNADRKVRKDMAANREIWNHVQELTARIRRRPNPS
- the dnaN gene encoding DNA polymerase III subunit beta — translated: MKFRASRDEFAESVAWVARSLPARPPVPVLGCVVLTADDNGLTVSGFDYEVSAQESIAAEVAESGRVLVSGRLLADITKALPAKPVDVGLDGSRVSITCGSAKFSLPTMPVEDYPEMPTIPATTGTVPSTIFAEAISQVAVAAGRDDTLPMLTGVRIEIDGKTVVLAATDRFRLAVRELEWQPEDASASGAVLVPAKTLADAAKTAGGEAETEIALAFGSGTAIGEDGIFGILGGGKQTTTRLLDAEFPKFRQLLPASHTAVATIESAPLLDAIKRVALVADRGAQVRMEFTEGSVLLTAGGDEAGKAEEELPVVFHGEPLTIAFNPGYLADGLNAIGVPTVDFGFTTPSRPAVLRPATGDEPVADESGAYLAPDSVFSYLLMPVRLPG
- the recF gene encoding DNA replication/repair protein RecF, producing the protein MFVRELALRDFRSWRELDLEFAAEPAILVGRNGFGKTNVLEALYFATNLRSHRVSSDAALVADGADSARIATTVHNDGRELSMELTVNRVGANRVSLNTRPVKRHREVIGVLRSVMFAPEDLLLVRGEPNDRRRFLDEVITGLGPGAVAAKADYDRVLRQRAALLKTAGAALRRGGDHAESVISTLDVWDAQLAGFGAQVTANRLAVTRAVGPHFAQAYAAIAPHSRPASLAYRAAVGPEVAEADGAPRPVADIEQVLLEALAAARDKEIDRGVCLVGPHRDDLDIRLGDQPAKGYASHGESWSLALALRLATVELARADGVEPVIMLDDVFAELDSRRREHLVGYTAGAEQLLVTAAVPEDLPPGVRGRRLTVEMKQDEDDAADTAVSRRSLVVGDDKLDDDE
- a CDS encoding DciA family protein; its protein translation is MSEPGETYDRAAAAAGSGEAEPPLSGYELARKALEEARAKSKQRRTPLGKRNLGAGGTNRSRRRWSSAGPDQRDPQALGSLVGRLAQAPGWQARVGAATVMNTWDAIVGDDISAHARPDRLDGTILYVAAESTAWATQLRYVQSQILAKIAAAVGDGVVTQLKIFGPQAPSWRKGPRHVPGRGPRDTYG
- the gyrB gene encoding DNA topoisomerase (ATP-hydrolyzing) subunit B; protein product: MAEKKKSANKSGEYGADSISILEGLEAVRKRPGMYIGSTGERGLHHLIWEVVDNSVDEAMAGHATRVDVTLLADGGVEVVDDGRGMPVSMHATGVPAVEVIMTQLHAGGKFDSDSYAVSGGLHGVGISVVNALSTKVELEIERDGNVWTQTYLHAEPEPLVKGADSKRTGTTVRFWPDSDIFETTTFSAETIARRLQEMAFLNKGLTITLTDNRISDDEAIAEAELDGDGTDQAETVKSDEEKKAQAAVVRTRTYHYPDGLVDYIKHLNRTKTPIHSSVIGFAAKGEGHEVEIAMQWNSGYAESVHTFANTINTHEGGTHEEGFRAALTSTVNKYATEKKLIKEKDGKLTGDDIREGLAAVISVKVADPQFEGQTKTKLGNTEVKSFVQKACNEHLGHWFEANPAEAKTIIRKAVDSAQARIAARKARELVRRKTATDIGGLPGKLADCRSNDPTKCEVYIVEGDSAGGSAKSGRDSMYQAILPIRGKIINVEKARIDRVLKNAEVQSIITAFGTGIHDEFDLAKLRYHKIVLMADADVDGQHIATLLLTLLFRFMRPLIENGHVYLAQPPLYKLKWQKGAEPEYAYTDRDRDRLLEDGRAAGKKINTDDGIQRYKGLGEMNASELWETTMDPSIRVLKQVTLDDAAAADELFSILMGEDVAARRGFIARNAKDVRFLDV
- the gyrA gene encoding DNA gyrase subunit A: MTDTTLPPVDDDGHDRILPVDIQQEMQNSYIDYAMSVIVGRALPEVRDGLKPVHRRLLYATNDAGYRPDRPYVKSAKPVAETMGNYHPHGDTAIYDALVRLAQPWSMRYPLIDGQGNFGSRGNDGPAAMRYTEARLTPLAMEMLRDIDEETVDFVPNYDGKTEEPTVLPARIPNLLINGSGGIAVGMATNIPPHNLNEVANAVFWALEHPEAGDEEMLTACMEAVKGPDFPTAGLIVGGQGIRDAYTTGRGSIRMRGVVDIEENSKGVTTLVITELPYQVNPDNLIQSIAEQVNEGKLKGISRIEDQSSDRVGMRIVVTLRRDGVAKVVLNNLYKHSQLQTSFGANMLSIVDGVPRTLRLDQMIRFYVAHQIDVIVRRTRYRLRKAEERAHILRGLVKALDALDEVIALIRASANTEAARTGLMELLDIDEIQADAILAMQLRRLSALERQKIVDELAEIERVIADLQDILAKPERQRAIVRDELTEIVDKYGDERRTKIIAAEGDVADEDLIAREDVVVTITETGYAKRTKTDLYRSQRRGGKGVQGAGLKQDDIVAHFFVCSTHDWILFFTTKGRVYRAKAYELPEAARTARGQHVANLLAFQPEERIAQVIQIKGYQDAPYLVLATRNGLVKKSKLEDFDSNRSGGIAAINLRGEDELVAARLCSAEDDLLLVSAHGQSIRFSATDEALRPMGRQTSGVQGMRFNEGDELLSMVVVDENDYLLCATSGGYAKRTVMSEYPVQGRGGKGVLTIQHDKRRGDLIGALRVTDESELYAITSAGGVIRTLAKQVRRAGRQTKGVRLMNLDEGTTLLAIARNADEPDEDSTD